DNA sequence from the Synechococcus sp. PCC 7335 genome:
TAATCCCCAACGCTACTATATCCATTTTGAGTATAGAACAGTTACAGAATGATGAGTGTAGATATAGATAGTTAATGACAGTGAAGCAGCAGAGCGATCTCTACTTTCAAAGTGATCGCTTTCCAACGCAGTCACTTTTCTCCCCGTGTGATCGCTTTTGCTACCAATCATCTGTTTCCGTTTGTTCGGCCTTAGCCCAGAAAATGCCTGACACTTTCTTCCCAGGAAATTGTTCTAGCAGCTTGTTGCGTGCAGCCGAGAAGGTAGCACCGCTCGTGAGTACATCATCGAGCAGGCAAAAGATCTCGTCTTCGTTGCAGCTAGAGAAGATCGCTTTATTAATGCCGATACTACTGTAGACCTCTCGCACTGTCCTCGGTGCGCTACCAGAGTGCAAGCTTTCTCTATTTACGACGCATTCCAGTACAGGCCAGCATCTGACAGTCGATAGATTGGTTGCTACCGCCATTGCCACTTGTAATACTCTGTCGTCGTAGTCAGGATGACTAGATGTTTTAGAAGGCGGCATTGGAATGAGTGCTATAGAGCGGTCTTTGGGAATATTGGCCTTCAACAGAGCCGTTAGCTCATCCGCAAACTTTTGGATAGCTACTCGCTTCCAATGCAATCTTTGAGTCTCGCTAGGCTTAATCTTGAGATTGCTGATTTGTTGGTTGGTATCAGAGAATTGGTATCCTTGCCCGACTGTGTAAATGCGTCCGTATATAAGATTTAGGTCTTTGTGTTCAGGGCAACTGGCGAGCCAAACAGAATCATCAGTCCGTCGCCATCTTGCATCACCGGTCATATCTATCGAAGCTGCTCTAGTACTTCAGAGCCGTCCTCAATCTTGATAGCCCCTCGCTTGAGAAATCTTTCTGGCCACTCCAACCCTCTATCAAAACAGGACTTTAATATGAAGAGCTTTCTGCCTTGCTGTAGTGCTGCTCTAGCCTGAATTAGAGTGCCGCTCGTCTCGGAAGCTTCAACGATGATAGTGGCCTGACTCAGTGCCGACATGGTCTTATTGCGCTCTGGGAAAAAGCCTCGATTACGGCGATAATCTTGCATTGAATACTGGTAGAAGGGCACCTGAGTAACCAGTAGAAACTCTTTTGAAATTTTTCTCTGAAGCTCAGCATTTTCTTTTGGGTAAACCTCATTCAGCGCTGTGCCGATAACAGAGATAGTTCTGCCGCCTGCCTCAATGGCTGCTCGATGCGCTTCAGTGTCAATGCCAGTCGCTAACCCCGACATCACAGTAAAGTCGCTTGCTACTAGCAAACGAGCAATCTTCCTTGCACGCCTGCGGCCCTCGTCTGTAGGCTTCCTGCTACCAACAACGGAAACAGCTTTAGAGGAAAGCAGATCTAAATTGCCCTGATAGTAGAGAACTTCTATTGGATTTTTCGCATCCCTAAGCGTTGTTGGATACTCGAAGTCTCCATAAAATAGAGCAGAAAAGCTTCTGAAAGGAAGAAGGTCAGCTATTTTGCACTTAACCGCCTTGATTATTCCAGGCGATGCATTTTGCTCTCGTGCTATGACAGAGGGCAACTCATGGTTAAACGAAGCAAAGAGCTTGGCTAGCTTAGGCACACTAGGGTACTGAGTCCAAAGGTATTCATAGGCAGCAATCTCTAGCACAGGACTGATGAGGTTTGGCCAAGATGATTGATATTCTGCAAACATTAGGATGATCTACCTCTGCCCCACAATAATAGTACAACTGTACTTAGCTATCTTAATTGTACTGGATATCGATTAGATGTGAAAATACACAAGCCCGAATCTCTTGTCCTTTACAGTTGGTATTTATAAGCTTAGTGGGTGATCGCACGAGCCTATATAGCGTCATCTAGCCATCCGCATCGGCAATCCCAATGCACTCTTGGTGGACTGGTTTGCTGCATGAGTCTTTTGCAGGTAGGACACCGACCTGTAAAGGCGGGGTGCCAGTCTTGAATAGCTAGCGTTTGCTCTAGAAGATGTCGAGTGATGGGCGCTGGGACAATCTCACGATTGAAGAAGGAATTCTGTCGGGGGGTATCAGCCATTCTCGCACTAGCTTGTGTCGTATGATTAAAGAATGCCCAATTGGGCGGTTACTCAGTATTGTCACCATTCAATGTCAATTATTTTAGAGCGGTTCTTGCCTGCTGATGAGTAGGTTCTCGAGAGCGCGATCGCCCTATCCGATCCTTCTTTCTGGATCGCTGAGATGCTGGCTTTGGCGTAGTGGAGAGTTCATTCGTGTTACTCAAATTACTTTAATAAAAAGCGACACGAATGAATTCGTCGAGGCGTGGGAGTGCGTCATTCAGTTTAGGTGTAAGTACCTTAACATACCTATTACGAGTATAAAACAGTCATAGAATTATGAGTATACATTGAGTATAGATATAGATAGTGGATGATAGAGAAGCAGCGCGATCGCCACCTTCTCTAACTGCTTACCGTCGCTGTTTTCTAAAGTCCCAAGGCATGATGGGATTGGGATTAGACCAGAAGGCTAGACGATTCTGCTGGGCGATCGCCTCAGCCTCTAGATAGGCAGGCCCTAAAGTAGCGAAGCTGTGAACAGGGGCAATCCGTTGACTGTGGTCTCCGGTCACTTTAGCTTCGTAAAGTCTGACAGGTCCATTGCCCCTAGTTCATAGTGTTGCATGAATAGATATGAGGGTTATAGCTCTATTTACCTCAAATCGCTCGTCTCAGATTATGGAGTGCGATCAAATAGCTCAAAAGTCAAAGTATGACTATCTTTGTATAAACCACCGGGCGGGAATGGGACGAGTGCCCAAAGTGCATTTGGATTTAGTATATTCAGTCCGCTGAAAGTTGTGGTACTAGGTAATACGACTAGGCTCGCTTCTGGAAGCGACTCTTGTTTCTTAAGATCCCAAGCAGAATTTTTAACCTCTAGATAAGAGAGGGTGTATCCATAGTTTTGACTGTTATTTGTAACCTTTCCAACAAAGGGAAATCCAGTGGTATTCATCACATTGTTAGAACTGTCGTCAAGTACGAAGAAAACCTGGCCGCTGTTATTAAATCCATTAAACTGAGTTCTTCTAGAAAAGTTGAGAGCAACGGTTTTGCTTAGTGGCTGTGGTGGTGATGGGTCTGGCTGACGCTTGATCTGAAAGGGCAGGAATAAGCTACGCTCCGGCTTAGG
Encoded proteins:
- a CDS encoding DNA-processing protein DprA, with product MFAEYQSSWPNLISPVLEIAAYEYLWTQYPSVPKLAKLFASFNHELPSVIAREQNASPGIIKAVKCKIADLLPFRSFSALFYGDFEYPTTLRDAKNPIEVLYYQGNLDLLSSKAVSVVGSRKPTDEGRRRARKIARLLVASDFTVMSGLATGIDTEAHRAAIEAGGRTISVIGTALNEVYPKENAELQRKISKEFLLVTQVPFYQYSMQDYRRNRGFFPERNKTMSALSQATIIVEASETSGTLIQARAALQQGRKLFILKSCFDRGLEWPERFLKRGAIKIEDGSEVLEQLR